Proteins co-encoded in one Prevotella sp. E13-27 genomic window:
- a CDS encoding RidA family protein — MKKVISTTKAPSAIGPYSQAIQVGNLVYTSGQLPIDPSTGSFPDGGIKEQTRQSLLNIQSILQEAGLTMDNVVKTLVFLADMNDFVEMNSVYSEFFKAPFPARSAVAVKTLPKGALVEIEAVACE; from the coding sequence ATGAAAAAAGTTATTAGTACAACTAAGGCACCATCTGCCATCGGTCCTTACAGTCAGGCAATACAAGTAGGCAACCTTGTTTATACATCTGGTCAATTGCCCATTGACCCTTCTACAGGCAGTTTCCCTGATGGTGGAATTAAAGAGCAGACCCGCCAGTCTCTTCTCAATATTCAGTCCATTCTTCAAGAAGCAGGACTTACCATGGACAATGTTGTAAAGACACTTGTCTTCTTAGCTGACATGAACGACTTTGTCGAAATGAATTCAGTCTATTCTGAGTTCTTTAAAGCTCCCTTCCCAGCTCGCTCGGCTGTAGCTGTGAAGACCCTTCCCAAGGGCGCTTTGGTAGAGATTGAGGCTGTGGCATGCGAATAA
- a CDS encoding nucleoside deaminase: MITEQDKQFMREAIRLADESVKHGGGPFGAVIVKDGEIIAGSSNSVTIDHDPTAHAEVNTIRQACQKLGTFDLSGCTIYTSCEPCPMCLGAIYWAHIDRIFYGNTRKDARDIDFADDFIYEELDRPLDERTVPIINLLRDEALNSFRLWTEKTDKTVY; this comes from the coding sequence ATGATTACAGAACAAGATAAGCAGTTTATGCGCGAGGCTATCCGTCTTGCTGACGAGAGCGTGAAGCACGGTGGCGGTCCTTTCGGAGCTGTGATTGTTAAGGATGGCGAGATAATCGCTGGTAGTAGCAATTCTGTCACCATTGATCATGATCCAACGGCCCATGCCGAAGTCAACACCATTCGTCAGGCATGTCAGAAGCTTGGCACCTTCGACCTCAGCGGTTGTACTATCTATACCTCTTGTGAGCCATGCCCCATGTGTCTGGGAGCTATCTATTGGGCGCATATCGACCGCATCTTCTATGGTAATACCCGTAAGGATGCCCGTGATATTGACTTTGCCGATGACTTCATCTATGAAGAACTTGACCGTCCTCTTGACGAGCGTACAGTTCCCATCATCAATTTGTTGCGCGACGAAGCCCTCAACTCATTCCGCCTTTGGACTGAGAAGACAGACAAGACTGTTTATTAA
- a CDS encoding DUF4435 domain-containing protein: MSNKLRDNITSDYFKAANAMRGRSSRRRIVAYVESYDDIYFWRTVLGSFEDSTRYFEVMLPSKVTLLRGKKSVLMNFIEGQTGPDMIACVDADYDYLLQGATSCSQKILNSPYVFHTYVYAIENYQCYAPSLHDVCVAVTLNDHRIFDFQAYFTTFSEAIFPLFVWSVWAYRTGNYKSFSLTDFCRICDPGGFTVQKPEDSLQNVRRKAWQKVRELQRKHPGNKEAYLKLKDELMALGVTPQNTYLYIQGHHLFDVVVSPILTKVCNMLRQERQNEIYHSHANHTQKRNEMSCYENSRQDVKTMLKKNTGYVFSAQFQCLQADVLKYLEGVGDSSQKERTTGEQKVENKQITE, translated from the coding sequence ATGAGTAACAAGCTTCGTGATAACATCACCAGTGACTACTTCAAGGCGGCAAATGCCATGAGGGGACGCTCGTCACGCCGGCGTATCGTAGCTTATGTTGAGAGCTACGACGATATCTATTTCTGGCGTACCGTGCTCGGCTCTTTTGAAGACTCTACGCGCTATTTCGAGGTTATGCTCCCTTCCAAGGTGACATTGTTGCGTGGCAAGAAGTCGGTGCTCATGAATTTTATTGAGGGACAGACAGGCCCTGACATGATTGCTTGTGTGGATGCTGACTATGACTATTTGTTACAAGGTGCCACATCGTGTTCACAGAAGATTCTGAATAGCCCCTATGTGTTCCATACCTATGTATATGCCATAGAGAACTATCAGTGCTATGCCCCTTCGCTTCATGATGTCTGTGTGGCGGTGACGCTTAACGATCATCGCATCTTCGACTTTCAGGCATATTTCACCACTTTTAGCGAAGCCATCTTCCCACTTTTCGTGTGGTCTGTATGGGCCTACCGCACCGGCAACTACAAGTCGTTCTCGCTTACCGATTTCTGTCGCATCTGTGACCCGGGAGGCTTCACCGTTCAGAAACCTGAAGACTCGTTGCAGAATGTACGTCGTAAGGCTTGGCAGAAAGTACGTGAGCTCCAGCGCAAGCATCCTGGGAACAAGGAGGCTTACCTGAAACTTAAAGATGAGCTGATGGCTCTCGGCGTTACGCCTCAGAATACCTATCTTTATATTCAGGGCCACCATCTCTTCGATGTCGTTGTGTCCCCTATATTGACCAAGGTTTGCAACATGCTCCGTCAGGAGCGTCAGAACGAGATATATCACTCGCACGCCAATCACACTCAGAAGCGCAATGAGATGTCATGCTATGAGAACTCGCGACAGGATGTGAAGACCATGCTGAAGAAAAATACCGGTTATGTGTTCTCTGCGCAGTTTCAGTGTCTGCAGGCTGATGTGCTGAAGTACTTGGAAGGGGTAGGGGACTCTTCGCAAAAGGAGCGTACTACAGGTGAGCAGAAAGTTGAGAATAAACAAATAACAGAATAA
- a CDS encoding carbohydrate-binding protein — MKKLVLLSFFGLMSVCSVYAQRVTDKIDRGIVAVPNGSGNFVSWRMFGEEYYDTKYNLYRGDTKIASNLTVTNFNDASGNSSSVYSVEPVVKGVAQARSSAVKAWSNAYLDVKLKPVVNRAGTTIGNSTTDGGSTTSGYTINDVSLADVTGDGVAEFIVKRNNSQGNLREASNNTDFNLYECYKTDGTRLWWIDLGPNLMAGPDEQWDMIGYDWDQDGKAEMIMRGSDNMIIHTATGKNINIGSMTVGMSVDRPEYMGIGNEYLLYINGETGEPYGWDGSDNWTPMAYPLPQFETGEAKNASIWGDLGHRMMKHYFGAPYLDGRNPSIFLGRGAYTRHKFCALDVNPTTHELTQRWRWNCYDSNSPWYGNGFHNFQIADVDMDGRDEIMFGSMCIDDTGFGLSTTGLGHGDAQHCGDLDPYRWGLEQFTCQEGSQGNSYWNPTTGQIYYRKSDGGDDGRCLAGNFSNDYPGGQGRSVSSGVIGLSSDKIINTNGDAMSGNYSHLNMRIYWDGDLLDEILNSAGGEGRPAAIYKWGGSRIWTSTGAVHNNSSKCNPSAQGDIIGDWREEVVLRTADNSALRIFTTTTATQYGIYSLWHDHQYRNAMAWQCVGYNQPPHPSFFLGELEGITIAPPPLILRGRTEVADGANIQTTTDHLLISGYDSKTFTVADGASPYILTVNTPAWVKGTGSKQAVASTPKTPGRQVDTYTTTLMGGAFSGATRLVKQGEGILQLPNVVEKHTGNTDIWNGTLRFDGTMQSSPVWMNRHTTLISNGGKFLAGLKADYNATIYPGGDAIGEVTASTLTLGFGSRVVFDVQGTSFDKLNATKLVVDTRDWSFGPKYKTPVFEFRGDVNNLSAGIYELGSVTSVEGSVSDILLEGITGKRFLLEHKDGKLCLVIEDMRDATTVVWNGTATSNVWDLAETKNFKNTDEEDVYAAQGDDIVFDDNAATGNVVVKGAVSPNSITFNNNTLAYTLTGDSILGGGTITKNGKAKVTINTENRTGATTINEGTLVVNALANVTGINYGALGNVSQKITINDGAALSVSQPIITDQPFTVSGNATLDVPTNMTLTLNKGIKGTGATVVKTGAGTMTIGASNTFSTLLIKGGTVADVEYNSTEQLPATVEFQNGTLVAANNESSNINNKANFVVPKGKSGTLKAGYRSTYTGTLTGEGTFNVYTGGVRCYFDGDWSQFTGTVKAYKDNRQNKKSYDPVWAFRNTNGLPNATLSVQKDVRVSNEGKNIILGGVEGEGTLTGSGQWIIDTKDKDLYLNTEIGVTSARTDPYGNTIAKSTSPLTKRGTGRLVITTLGKINGALTVEEGTVTFWDVLVENFLNGANTTTVKGTGRIVGQAMFSTLRVESGGEIIPCASFFDEETPGEMKTGALGMITVNNGGTANFLIGSTSCSKLTVGSLTMNGTVKVTFVGGYTPKKDDSFQLWTVERTFSGTPKLDLPALPDGLYWDATGLTEKNGVLRVTDDISGIGAIKSTAVVDCEVFTANGVKVASLKAQKQNISKLLTAQGTTLCSGTYIVRMRDGYRSEISKIVVR; from the coding sequence ATGAAGAAGTTGGTACTCTTGTCCTTTTTTGGACTAATGTCAGTATGCTCTGTCTATGCACAGCGTGTGACCGACAAGATTGACCGTGGTATTGTCGCTGTACCTAATGGCAGCGGAAATTTCGTGTCATGGCGCATGTTTGGTGAAGAATACTACGACACCAAGTATAACCTCTATCGTGGTGATACAAAGATTGCCAGTAACCTGACGGTGACTAACTTCAATGATGCCAGTGGCAACTCATCGTCGGTCTATTCAGTAGAACCTGTGGTGAAAGGCGTAGCTCAAGCTCGCTCTTCTGCTGTCAAGGCCTGGAGCAATGCCTATCTTGACGTTAAGTTAAAGCCCGTTGTTAACCGTGCTGGAACTACTATTGGAAACAGTACTACCGATGGCGGCTCTACCACCAGCGGCTACACCATCAACGATGTGTCGCTTGCCGATGTTACTGGCGACGGCGTGGCTGAGTTCATTGTGAAGCGTAACAACTCGCAGGGTAATCTGCGTGAAGCGTCCAACAATACTGACTTCAACCTCTATGAGTGCTATAAGACCGATGGTACACGCCTGTGGTGGATTGACCTCGGACCAAACCTCATGGCAGGTCCAGATGAGCAGTGGGACATGATTGGCTACGACTGGGATCAGGATGGCAAGGCCGAGATGATTATGCGCGGTTCCGACAATATGATCATTCATACTGCAACAGGTAAGAATATCAATATCGGTAGCATGACTGTTGGCATGAGTGTTGATCGTCCTGAGTACATGGGTATTGGTAACGAGTACCTATTATATATTAATGGTGAGACTGGCGAGCCTTACGGATGGGACGGCAGCGACAACTGGACACCTATGGCTTATCCTCTGCCTCAGTTTGAGACAGGCGAAGCTAAGAATGCCTCTATTTGGGGTGACCTTGGTCACCGAATGATGAAGCACTATTTCGGCGCTCCCTATCTTGATGGTCGCAACCCCAGCATATTCCTTGGTCGTGGCGCTTACACACGTCATAAGTTCTGTGCCCTTGATGTCAATCCCACAACCCATGAACTGACCCAGCGCTGGCGCTGGAACTGCTATGATTCCAACTCACCTTGGTATGGCAATGGCTTCCATAATTTCCAGATTGCCGATGTCGATATGGACGGTCGCGATGAGATTATGTTTGGCTCCATGTGTATCGATGATACTGGCTTCGGACTCTCTACCACCGGCCTCGGACACGGTGATGCACAGCATTGTGGCGACCTCGACCCCTATCGTTGGGGACTTGAGCAGTTCACCTGTCAGGAAGGCTCTCAGGGTAACTCTTACTGGAATCCTACTACCGGACAGATATACTATCGCAAGAGTGATGGTGGCGACGATGGTCGTTGCTTGGCTGGTAACTTCTCTAACGACTACCCTGGCGGACAGGGACGTTCTGTTTCTTCTGGTGTGATAGGCCTCTCTTCCGATAAGATTATCAATACCAATGGCGATGCAATGTCTGGCAACTATTCTCATCTGAACATGCGCATCTATTGGGATGGCGACCTGCTTGACGAAATTCTTAACTCCGCTGGTGGCGAAGGCCGTCCGGCAGCTATCTACAAGTGGGGCGGAAGTCGCATCTGGACTTCTACTGGTGCCGTTCACAATAACTCTTCTAAGTGTAACCCCTCCGCTCAGGGCGACATCATTGGCGACTGGCGTGAAGAAGTTGTTCTGCGTACTGCCGATAACTCGGCGCTCCGCATCTTTACAACCACCACTGCTACTCAGTATGGTATCTACTCACTTTGGCACGACCATCAGTATCGTAATGCTATGGCTTGGCAGTGCGTGGGATATAATCAGCCTCCTCACCCCAGCTTCTTCCTCGGTGAGCTTGAAGGCATAACCATCGCTCCGCCGCCACTTATCCTGCGCGGGCGTACCGAGGTTGCTGATGGCGCTAACATCCAGACCACTACCGATCATCTTCTCATCAGTGGATATGATAGCAAAACCTTCACAGTGGCTGATGGTGCATCACCTTATATATTAACTGTAAATACTCCTGCCTGGGTTAAAGGTACAGGCTCAAAGCAGGCTGTGGCAAGCACTCCTAAGACACCAGGTCGTCAGGTTGATACCTATACCACCACTCTTATGGGTGGCGCGTTCTCTGGCGCTACCCGCCTTGTAAAGCAGGGCGAGGGTATCCTTCAGTTGCCCAATGTCGTGGAGAAGCACACAGGAAATACCGATATCTGGAACGGCACTCTCCGTTTTGACGGAACTATGCAGTCCAGTCCCGTATGGATGAACCGTCACACTACGCTCATTTCCAATGGCGGTAAGTTCCTTGCAGGCTTGAAAGCAGACTATAATGCCACCATCTACCCTGGCGGTGACGCCATTGGCGAGGTGACAGCATCTACGCTTACACTTGGCTTTGGCTCACGCGTAGTGTTTGATGTTCAGGGCACTTCTTTTGATAAGCTCAATGCAACCAAGCTTGTCGTTGATACTCGCGACTGGAGCTTTGGCCCTAAGTATAAGACACCTGTTTTTGAATTCCGCGGCGATGTGAATAATCTTTCTGCAGGAATCTATGAACTCGGCTCTGTTACATCTGTTGAGGGGTCTGTCAGCGACATCCTTCTTGAGGGCATCACTGGCAAGCGTTTCCTGCTTGAACACAAGGATGGCAAGCTGTGTCTCGTTATTGAAGACATGCGTGATGCTACCACTGTTGTTTGGAATGGCACTGCAACAAGTAATGTGTGGGATCTTGCTGAGACCAAGAACTTTAAGAACACAGATGAAGAGGATGTCTATGCAGCTCAAGGCGACGATATAGTGTTCGATGACAATGCCGCTACGGGCAATGTTGTTGTTAAGGGAGCCGTCAGTCCAAACAGCATCACCTTTAACAATAACACCCTTGCATATACACTTACTGGTGACAGCATCCTTGGTGGCGGCACTATTACCAAGAACGGAAAGGCAAAGGTTACTATCAATACCGAGAACCGCACCGGCGCAACCACCATCAATGAGGGAACCCTCGTTGTCAACGCTCTTGCCAACGTTACAGGTATCAACTACGGCGCTCTTGGTAACGTTAGCCAGAAGATTACTATCAACGATGGTGCAGCGCTTTCAGTGAGCCAGCCCATCATCACCGACCAGCCGTTTACAGTCAGCGGTAATGCCACTCTTGACGTGCCAACCAACATGACGCTCACTCTTAACAAAGGCATCAAGGGTACTGGCGCTACTGTCGTAAAGACAGGCGCAGGCACAATGACTATTGGCGCTTCAAACACCTTCAGTACTCTTCTCATAAAAGGCGGAACAGTGGCTGATGTGGAATATAATAGTACTGAACAGCTTCCCGCTACAGTGGAGTTCCAGAATGGTACTCTTGTGGCAGCTAACAATGAAAGCTCTAACATCAACAATAAAGCCAACTTCGTAGTGCCGAAGGGAAAGAGCGGCACACTGAAGGCAGGTTACCGCTCTACCTATACCGGTACGCTCACTGGCGAGGGCACTTTCAATGTATATACTGGCGGTGTACGTTGCTATTTCGATGGCGACTGGAGCCAGTTCACAGGCACCGTTAAGGCTTACAAGGATAACCGTCAGAACAAGAAGAGCTATGATCCCGTCTGGGCATTCCGCAACACCAATGGTCTGCCCAACGCAACACTCAGCGTTCAAAAAGATGTACGCGTGAGCAATGAAGGCAAGAACATCATCCTCGGTGGAGTGGAAGGCGAAGGTACGCTAACCGGTTCTGGTCAGTGGATTATCGATACCAAAGATAAAGACCTCTATCTGAACACTGAGATTGGTGTTACTTCTGCTCGTACCGATCCTTATGGCAACACCATTGCAAAGAGCACTTCACCACTGACAAAGCGCGGTACAGGTCGTTTGGTTATCACGACATTAGGCAAGATAAATGGTGCACTGACAGTGGAGGAGGGTACCGTAACGTTCTGGGATGTCCTCGTAGAGAACTTCCTCAACGGCGCTAACACCACGACAGTGAAAGGCACCGGAAGGATTGTTGGTCAGGCCATGTTCTCTACGCTGCGAGTAGAGAGCGGTGGCGAAATCATTCCCTGTGCTTCTTTCTTCGATGAGGAGACACCTGGTGAGATGAAGACTGGCGCGCTCGGAATGATAACCGTTAATAATGGTGGCACAGCAAACTTCCTTATTGGCAGCACCAGCTGTTCGAAACTCACCGTGGGTAGCCTTACCATGAATGGAACGGTGAAGGTGACCTTCGTTGGAGGCTACACACCGAAGAAGGACGATTCCTTCCAACTGTGGACTGTTGAGAGAACATTTAGCGGTACTCCCAAGTTGGATTTGCCAGCACTTCCCGATGGTCTCTATTGGGATGCTACTGGACTGACTGAGAAAAACGGTGTGCTCCGAGTGACAGATGATATTTCAGGCATTGGTGCAATTAAGAGCACTGCTGTCGTGGACTGTGAGGTGTTCACCGCCAATGGCGTGAAGGTGGCTTCGCTGAAGGCGCAGAAGCAGAACATCTCCAAGCTGCTCACCGCTCAAGGAACAACACTCTGCTCAGGTACCTATATAGTCCGTATGCGTGACGGCTATCGCTCGGAAATATCAAAAATCGTGGTTAGATAG
- a CDS encoding AAA family ATPase, giving the protein MQKFADYIKKIEIDALWSGKKHIVWELNPKVNILSGINGVGKSTILNKVVKGLSAGGEFPSHMLKGVRIEVEPDDARWIRYDLIRSLDSNIAATLAEGDSSIRQALTALSTTSGGSLLDIQLYQLQRKYLDYQVNVGNRIIEQLQAGNMDAAQNLSVKKKRFQDIVDELFADTGKHIVRTENEIRFTQIGEMLLPYQLSSGEKQMLIILLTVLVEDDQPYVLFMDEPEVSLHIEWQKRLIDLCLELNPNVQIILTTHSPAVVMNGWIDSVTEVGDITV; this is encoded by the coding sequence ATGCAGAAGTTTGCTGATTATATCAAGAAGATTGAGATTGACGCTCTTTGGAGTGGCAAGAAGCATATTGTATGGGAACTGAACCCCAAGGTCAATATCCTTAGTGGCATCAATGGAGTAGGCAAGAGTACCATCCTTAACAAGGTGGTGAAGGGCCTGTCTGCAGGAGGCGAGTTCCCCAGCCACATGTTGAAGGGCGTGCGCATAGAAGTAGAGCCTGATGATGCCCGCTGGATTCGCTATGATCTCATCCGTTCGCTTGACAGCAATATCGCAGCCACGCTTGCAGAGGGCGATAGCAGCATCCGTCAGGCATTGACGGCACTTAGTACAACCTCTGGCGGCTCTCTTCTTGACATTCAGCTATACCAGCTGCAACGCAAATATCTTGATTATCAGGTCAATGTAGGCAATCGCATTATTGAACAGCTTCAGGCCGGAAATATGGATGCTGCTCAGAACTTGTCTGTAAAGAAGAAGCGTTTCCAGGATATTGTCGATGAACTCTTTGCCGATACTGGCAAGCATATTGTCCGTACTGAGAACGAGATACGTTTCACTCAGATAGGTGAGATGCTCCTGCCTTATCAGCTGTCGAGTGGTGAGAAGCAGATGCTGATAATCCTGCTCACCGTCCTTGTTGAGGATGACCAGCCCTATGTGCTCTTCATGGATGAGCCAGAGGTTAGCCTCCATATAGAGTGGCAGAAAAGACTCATTGACCTCTGCCTTGAGCTTAATCCAAACGTGCAGATAATACTTACTACCCATTCGCCTGCCGTCGTTATGAACGGCTGGATCGATTCTGTTACGGAAGTAGGGGACATTACGGTGTAG
- a CDS encoding phosphatase PAP2 family protein yields the protein MLFEWVMLAYALFTLLVMLFTYTKLQNPISMLSLRFQAVMMLVALWGVYRMIPCRLTMLFRVVGQLSLLGVWYPETFEFNRILPNLDHIFATWEQQLFGYQPALLFSQKLSNPVFSELLTMGYVSYFPMIVAVTLFYFFYHYEQFSRTAFIILASFFLFYVIFIFLPVAGPQYYYLAAGMDNIANGVFPNIGNYFETHSEGLANPGYADGPFYKLLTMAHEAGERPTAAFPSSHVGVTTILLWLAWATGSRRFFWTLVPFGVLMFFATFYIQAHYAIDAIAGLFVGTLMYFLLRLVSTTKRK from the coding sequence ATGCTCTTTGAGTGGGTGATGCTTGCCTACGCCCTGTTCACGCTCTTGGTGATGCTCTTTACCTACACGAAATTGCAGAACCCCATTTCCATGTTGTCGCTGCGCTTTCAGGCTGTGATGATGCTTGTAGCACTGTGGGGCGTCTATCGAATGATTCCGTGTCGTCTTACAATGCTGTTCCGTGTCGTAGGACAGCTGTCACTCCTTGGAGTATGGTATCCTGAGACCTTTGAGTTCAACCGCATCTTACCGAATCTTGACCATATCTTCGCCACGTGGGAACAGCAGCTTTTCGGCTATCAGCCAGCATTGCTCTTCAGCCAGAAGCTGTCCAATCCAGTGTTCAGTGAGCTGCTTACCATGGGTTATGTCAGCTATTTCCCAATGATTGTCGCAGTTACTCTGTTCTATTTCTTCTATCATTACGAACAGTTTTCACGCACGGCGTTCATAATCCTTGCGTCGTTTTTCCTGTTCTATGTCATCTTCATCTTCCTGCCAGTTGCTGGTCCGCAGTATTACTATCTTGCCGCAGGTATGGATAACATAGCTAATGGCGTGTTCCCCAATATCGGCAACTACTTTGAGACTCATAGTGAAGGACTTGCCAATCCCGGCTATGCTGACGGGCCCTTTTATAAACTACTTACCATGGCTCACGAGGCAGGTGAACGCCCCACTGCCGCTTTCCCCAGTAGCCATGTCGGCGTAACCACAATACTGTTGTGGCTTGCCTGGGCAACAGGCAGCCGTCGTTTCTTCTGGACATTGGTGCCGTTTGGCGTTCTGATGTTCTTTGCTACTTTCTACATTCAGGCCCACTATGCCATCGACGCCATTGCCGGACTGTTTGTAGGAACCCTGATGTATTTCCTTTTGCGCCTTGTTAGTACGACTAAAAGGAAATAA
- the ispG gene encoding (E)-4-hydroxy-3-methylbut-2-enyl-diphosphate synthase, whose amino-acid sequence MENNHAYKRRKSSVAHVGNIAIGGDNPIRVQSMTTTNTNDTEACVAQAKRIIDAGGELVRLTTQGSREAENMKNISARLKKDGYMQPLVADVHFNAHVADVAAQYCEKVRINPGNYVDPARTFKKLEYTDEEYKAELQKIEARLLPFLQICREHNTAVRIGVNHGSLSDRIMSRYGDTPAGIVESCMEFLRIFKREHFDDVVISIKASNTVVMVQSVRLLVEAMDKEDMHYPLHLGVTEAGEGEDGRIKSAVGIGALLTEGIGDTIRVSLSEDPECEIPVARKLVELIPECARLRAEAESSIKDDTITLRLDAPDWETFQLKAAMAVGALLIDRKATKLRLECRTETAEANSPLSTLNSKLNTLADALLQAARIKFTKTEYISCPGCGRTLYNLQETIARIKAATSHLVGLKIGIMGCIVNGPGEMADADYGYVGAGRGKISLYRKKECIEKNIPEEEAVDRLLAFIEEDLKRIES is encoded by the coding sequence ATGGAAAACAATCATGCATATAAGCGCCGCAAATCGAGTGTTGCCCATGTCGGTAACATCGCTATAGGTGGCGACAATCCCATACGTGTTCAGTCAATGACTACCACCAATACCAATGATACCGAGGCATGTGTGGCTCAAGCCAAGCGTATTATTGATGCCGGTGGCGAGTTGGTGAGACTCACCACTCAAGGCAGTCGTGAAGCAGAGAACATGAAGAACATCTCCGCTCGACTGAAGAAGGATGGATATATGCAACCCCTTGTGGCAGATGTCCACTTCAATGCCCATGTAGCTGATGTGGCAGCTCAGTATTGTGAGAAGGTACGCATTAATCCAGGTAATTATGTCGATCCTGCCCGTACGTTCAAGAAACTGGAATATACCGATGAGGAGTATAAGGCTGAGCTTCAGAAGATAGAGGCCCGTCTTCTGCCATTTCTGCAGATATGCCGTGAGCATAATACGGCAGTCCGCATAGGCGTTAACCACGGCTCGCTCTCTGATCGTATAATGTCTCGCTATGGTGACACTCCTGCAGGCATTGTGGAGAGCTGCATGGAATTTCTTCGCATCTTTAAGCGCGAACATTTTGACGATGTGGTCATTTCTATAAAAGCCTCAAATACCGTTGTCATGGTTCAGTCTGTGCGTCTGCTGGTCGAGGCTATGGACAAGGAAGACATGCACTATCCACTTCACCTTGGCGTAACCGAGGCCGGAGAAGGTGAGGATGGCCGCATAAAGAGTGCCGTAGGTATTGGCGCTCTGCTCACCGAGGGCATAGGCGATACTATACGTGTCTCACTTTCAGAAGATCCTGAGTGTGAGATTCCTGTGGCACGAAAGCTTGTTGAACTAATTCCTGAGTGTGCACGCCTCCGTGCTGAGGCAGAGTCATCGATAAAGGATGACACTATCACCCTTCGTCTTGATGCACCTGACTGGGAGACATTCCAACTGAAGGCGGCCATGGCAGTTGGTGCCCTGTTGATTGACCGCAAGGCAACTAAACTTAGATTAGAGTGTAGAACTGAGACTGCGGAAGCAAACTCTCCACTCTCCACTCTAAACTCTAAACTAAATACTCTCGCTGACGCTCTCCTTCAGGCAGCACGTATCAAGTTCACAAAGACTGAATATATCTCTTGTCCGGGTTGCGGACGTACGCTATATAACTTGCAGGAGACCATTGCCCGCATTAAGGCAGCCACCAGCCATTTGGTAGGTCTGAAGATTGGCATCATGGGATGTATTGTCAACGGACCTGGCGAGATGGCTGATGCAGACTATGGTTATGTCGGAGCCGGACGTGGCAAGATATCTCTTTACCGTAAGAAAGAATGTATTGAGAAAAACATCCCCGAAGAAGAAGCAGTAGATCGTCTGCTTGCTTTTATTGAAGAGGACCTGAAGAGAATTGAGAGTTGA
- a CDS encoding NAD-dependent epimerase/dehydratase family protein, with protein sequence MKILITGASGFIGSFIVEEALRRGMDTWAAVRGSSSRQFLTDERINFIELDLGSQRQMEDKLRDMDFDYVVHAAGVTKCLDSKDFYNINTRGTKNLVRALIAVGMPLKKFVFISSLSVFGAIRESQPYEEIRDTDTPHPNTEYGRSKLQAEKWFTEGLEVRSQGKVFPYVILRPTGVYGPRERDYFLMAKSIKQHSDFAVGFKRQDITFVYVQDVVQAVFLACEKGRPESKYFLSDGHVYQSTTFSDLIRRELGNPWWIRITAPIWVLRVVTWFGDKIGHMTGKISALNNDKYHILRQRNWRCDIKPAVDELGYHPEYPLERGVPLTIQWYKENGWL encoded by the coding sequence ATGAAGATATTAATTACCGGAGCCAGCGGTTTCATTGGCTCATTCATAGTAGAAGAGGCGCTTCGCCGTGGCATGGACACATGGGCTGCCGTTCGCGGTAGCAGTTCGCGCCAGTTTCTCACCGATGAACGTATCAATTTCATAGAACTTGATCTCGGCAGTCAGCGTCAGATGGAGGATAAACTTCGTGACATGGACTTTGATTATGTCGTACATGCTGCAGGCGTTACCAAGTGCCTTGACTCTAAAGATTTCTATAACATCAATACCCGTGGAACAAAGAATCTCGTGCGTGCTCTCATCGCTGTTGGCATGCCGCTGAAGAAGTTCGTGTTCATAAGCTCGCTAAGCGTCTTTGGCGCTATTCGCGAGAGTCAGCCATATGAGGAGATTCGCGATACCGACACACCTCATCCTAATACTGAATATGGTCGCAGCAAGCTACAGGCAGAGAAATGGTTCACTGAAGGACTCGAGGTGCGTTCCCAGGGCAAGGTGTTCCCCTATGTCATCCTTCGTCCGACAGGCGTCTATGGCCCACGTGAGCGCGATTATTTCCTGATGGCGAAGAGTATCAAGCAGCATAGCGACTTCGCCGTGGGTTTCAAACGTCAGGACATAACCTTTGTATATGTTCAGGATGTTGTTCAGGCAGTATTCCTCGCTTGTGAGAAAGGTCGCCCCGAGAGCAAGTACTTCCTTTCTGACGGCCATGTATATCAGTCCACGACTTTCAGTGACCTCATTCGCCGTGAGCTCGGCAACCCGTGGTGGATACGCATCACGGCACCTATATGGGTGTTGCGTGTGGTTACTTGGTTTGGCGATAAGATAGGTCACATGACAGGTAAGATATCTGCCTTGAACAATGATAAGTACCATATACTGCGCCAGCGCAACTGGCGTTGCGACATCAAGCCGGCTGTCGATGAGTTAGGCTATCATCCGGAGTATCCTCTTGAGCGTGGCGTGCCACTTACCATCCAGTGGTATAAGGAAAACGGCTGGCTATAA